One genomic segment of Nonomuraea coxensis DSM 45129 includes these proteins:
- a CDS encoding glycerophosphodiester phosphodiesterase family protein, with translation MSRTMELGVHALELDVALTADRRLVLTHDLTVSAVTSADRRPLREGDPLHPYVGKPINALTLAQLHTLDVGVRLPRHPGDPFALTQVAMPETRMPTLGAVLGLVNAYDAESVRLHVELKSDPTRPELTADPEMFTELVVDELDRHGRLGNVAVLSFDWRVIRHAARIAPGVRRFALIEPDTLHWHDDLGADVPAAARAAGATTLSPEHVMVDEKLMAQAAAAGLDVAVWTVNDVALGARMLDLGVSGIVTDYPDRMRELWRERGLELPQPVAPLKPVGV, from the coding sequence ATGAGCCGCACGATGGAGCTCGGCGTTCACGCGCTGGAGCTCGACGTGGCGCTCACCGCCGACCGGCGCCTCGTGCTCACGCACGACCTGACGGTCTCCGCGGTGACCAGCGCCGACCGGCGGCCGCTGCGCGAGGGCGATCCCCTCCACCCCTACGTCGGCAAGCCGATCAACGCCCTCACGCTGGCCCAGCTCCACACGCTCGACGTCGGCGTACGGCTGCCGCGCCACCCCGGCGACCCGTTCGCGCTCACCCAGGTCGCCATGCCGGAGACCAGGATGCCGACGCTCGGCGCGGTGCTCGGGCTGGTCAACGCCTACGACGCCGAGAGCGTGCGGCTGCACGTCGAGCTGAAGTCCGACCCCACGAGGCCGGAGCTGACGGCCGACCCCGAGATGTTCACCGAGCTCGTGGTGGACGAGCTCGACCGGCACGGCCGGCTCGGCAACGTCGCCGTGCTCAGCTTCGACTGGCGCGTCATCCGGCACGCCGCCCGCATCGCGCCCGGCGTGCGCCGCTTCGCGCTCATCGAGCCCGACACCCTGCACTGGCACGACGACCTCGGCGCCGACGTGCCAGCCGCCGCCCGCGCGGCCGGGGCCACCACGCTCTCGCCCGAGCACGTCATGGTGGACGAGAAGCTGATGGCACAGGCCGCCGCCGCCGGCCTCGACGTCGCCGTGTGGACGGTCAACGACGTGGCGCTCGGGGCCAGGATGCTCGACCTCGGCGTGTCCGGCATCGTGACCGACTACCCCGACCGCATGCGCGAGCTGTGGCGCGAGCGGGGGCTGGAGCTGCCCCAGCCCGTCGCCCCGCTCAAGCCGGTCGGCGTCTGA
- a CDS encoding GNAT family N-acetyltransferase gives MDVGLPGHVARHIVADPTPETVRRLTATLTTPGTWLKLCAPADAIAPLLPRPWLVKDHESMMTTRLAGLARMTPPGPPPGYALAVTTRAGVTAARLLTPAGEVAARGQFAVSGGTAVVDRVETAPGHRRRGLGTVVMRTLATHAARRGARAGVLVATAEGQALYETLGWTLHTPVTAAVLAA, from the coding sequence GTGGACGTCGGCCTGCCCGGCCACGTCGCCCGGCACATCGTCGCCGACCCCACGCCGGAGACCGTGCGCCGCCTCACCGCCACGCTCACCACGCCGGGCACCTGGCTCAAGCTCTGCGCCCCCGCCGACGCGATCGCCCCGCTGCTGCCCCGGCCCTGGCTCGTCAAGGACCACGAGTCCATGATGACCACCCGCCTGGCCGGCCTGGCCCGCATGACGCCGCCCGGGCCCCCGCCCGGCTACGCCCTGGCCGTCACCACCCGGGCCGGCGTCACGGCCGCCCGCCTGCTGACCCCGGCCGGCGAGGTCGCCGCCCGCGGCCAGTTCGCCGTCTCCGGCGGAACGGCCGTCGTGGACCGGGTGGAGACCGCGCCTGGCCATCGCCGCCGCGGCCTCGGCACCGTCGTCATGCGCACGCTCGCGACCCACGCCGCCCGCCGGGGGGCGCGGGCCGGCGTCCTCGTCGCCACCGCCGAGGGCCAGGCACTCTACGAGACCCTCGGCTGGACCCTCCACACTCCGGTGACCGCCGCCGTCCTCGCCGCCTGA
- a CDS encoding adenylosuccinate synthase, whose translation MPAAVLVGAQWGDEGKGKATDLLGGDVDYVVRYQGGNNAGHTVVIGDQKYALHLLPTGILSPEVVPVIGNGVVIDPGVLLSEIDGLAARGISAERLLISANAHLIMPHHKALDKVTERYLGKAKIGTTGRGIGPAYGDKIARMGVRVQDLLDPGILAKKIEVALTEKNQVLTKVYNRRGIEPEAVLEEYLGYAERLKPHIADTSLVLSKALDEDKFVLLEGGQGTLLDIDHGTYPFVTSSSPTSGGACAGAGIPPNRLTKIIGILKAYTTRVGSGPFPTELTDEMGDWLRTTGGEYGVTTGRNRRCGWFDAVIARYATRINGVTDYFLTKLDVLSGLERIPVCVAYEVDGVRHDEIPMTQTDFHHAKPIYEEFPGWQEDITGAKTFADLPPNAQAYVRTLEEMSGAPISAIGVGPGRDQTVVVRSLV comes from the coding sequence ATGCCGGCTGCCGTTCTCGTTGGTGCCCAGTGGGGCGATGAGGGCAAGGGCAAGGCCACCGACTTGCTCGGTGGCGACGTCGATTACGTCGTCCGCTATCAGGGGGGCAACAACGCGGGACACACGGTCGTCATCGGCGACCAGAAGTACGCGCTGCACCTGCTGCCGACGGGCATCCTGTCGCCGGAGGTCGTCCCGGTCATCGGCAACGGCGTGGTCATCGACCCGGGCGTGCTGCTGAGCGAGATCGACGGGCTGGCCGCGCGGGGGATCTCCGCCGAGCGGCTGCTGATCTCGGCGAACGCGCACCTGATCATGCCGCACCACAAGGCCCTGGACAAGGTCACCGAGCGCTACCTCGGCAAGGCCAAGATCGGGACGACGGGGCGCGGCATCGGTCCCGCGTACGGCGACAAGATCGCCCGGATGGGCGTGCGCGTGCAGGACCTGCTCGACCCCGGCATCCTGGCGAAGAAGATCGAGGTCGCGCTGACCGAGAAGAACCAGGTGCTCACCAAGGTCTACAACCGGCGCGGCATCGAGCCTGAGGCGGTGCTGGAGGAGTACCTCGGCTACGCCGAGCGGCTCAAGCCGCACATCGCCGACACCTCGCTGGTGCTGTCGAAGGCGCTGGACGAGGACAAGTTCGTGCTGCTGGAGGGCGGGCAGGGCACGCTGCTCGACATCGACCACGGCACGTACCCGTTCGTGACGTCGTCCTCGCCCACCTCGGGCGGCGCGTGCGCGGGGGCGGGCATCCCGCCGAACCGGCTCACGAAGATCATCGGCATTCTCAAGGCGTACACGACCCGTGTCGGCTCGGGCCCGTTCCCGACGGAGCTGACCGACGAGATGGGCGACTGGCTGCGTACGACCGGCGGCGAGTACGGCGTGACCACGGGCCGCAACCGCCGCTGCGGCTGGTTCGACGCGGTCATCGCCCGCTACGCGACCCGGATCAACGGCGTCACCGACTACTTCCTCACGAAGCTGGACGTGCTGTCCGGCCTGGAGCGCATCCCGGTGTGCGTCGCGTACGAGGTGGACGGCGTCCGCCACGACGAGATCCCGATGACGCAGACCGACTTCCACCACGCCAAGCCGATCTACGAGGAGTTCCCCGGCTGGCAGGAGGACATCACCGGCGCGAAGACGTTCGCCGACCTGCCGCCGAACGCGCAGGCGTACGTGCGGACGCTGGAGGAGATGAGCGGGGCTCCGATCAGCGCCATCGGCGTCGGCCCCGGCCGCGACCAGACCGTGGTGGTCCGCTCCCTGGTCTGA
- a CDS encoding DUF3151 domain-containing protein, with protein MDNLLAGPPPTHLPDLPEAREALESGAKASDVAARYPAHPAAWAALAEEYFAQGHAVTSYAFARTGYHRGLDQLRRNGWKGHGPIPWEHEPNRGFLRCLYSLARAAQAIGEKDEAERCLQFLKDSTETGYEALTKG; from the coding sequence ATGGATAACCTTCTCGCCGGGCCGCCCCCGACTCATCTGCCGGACCTGCCCGAGGCCAGGGAGGCGCTGGAGTCCGGCGCCAAGGCCTCCGACGTGGCCGCCCGCTACCCCGCCCACCCGGCGGCGTGGGCCGCGCTGGCGGAGGAGTACTTCGCCCAGGGGCACGCGGTCACCTCCTACGCCTTCGCGCGCACCGGCTACCACCGCGGTCTCGACCAGCTCCGCCGCAACGGCTGGAAGGGACACGGGCCCATCCCCTGGGAGCACGAGCCCAACCGCGGCTTCCTCCGCTGCCTGTACTCCCTGGCCAGGGCCGCGCAGGCGATCGGCGAGAAGGACGAGGCCGAACGCTGCCTGCAGTTCCTCAAGGACAGCACAGAAACCGGCTACGAGGCCCTGACGAAGGGGTAG
- the fbaA gene encoding class II fructose-bisphosphate aldolase — protein MPIATPEVYAEMLDRAKAGGFAYPAINVTSSQTLNAALRGFAEAESDGIVQVSTGGAEFLSGTTVKDMVTGATALAEYARIVAEKYPVTVALHTDHCPKNKLDGFMRPLIDISLERVSKGLDPLFQSHMWDGSAVPLEENLEIAKELLDKCARARIIMEMEIGVVGGEEDGVVGEINEKLYTTSEDALATAEAVGVGDNGRYMLAATFGNVHGVYKPGHVKLRPGVLKEIQEAVGAKYGKDKPFDLVFHGGSGSTLEEIQEAISYGVVKMNIDTDTQYAFTRPIADHMFRNYDGVLKVDGEVGNKKTYDPRSYGKAAETGMAARVVEACRHLKSAGTKIS, from the coding sequence ATGCCTATTGCGACTCCAGAGGTCTACGCTGAGATGCTCGACCGGGCCAAGGCCGGCGGATTCGCCTACCCGGCGATCAACGTGACCTCATCGCAGACGTTGAACGCCGCCCTGCGCGGGTTCGCCGAGGCGGAGAGCGACGGCATCGTCCAGGTCTCCACGGGCGGCGCGGAGTTCCTGTCCGGCACGACGGTCAAGGACATGGTCACGGGTGCGACCGCGTTGGCCGAGTACGCCCGCATCGTCGCCGAGAAATACCCCGTCACCGTGGCCCTGCACACCGACCACTGCCCGAAGAACAAGCTCGACGGCTTCATGCGGCCGCTGATCGACATCTCGCTGGAGCGGGTGTCCAAGGGCCTCGACCCGCTCTTCCAGTCGCACATGTGGGACGGCTCCGCCGTACCGCTGGAGGAGAACCTGGAGATCGCCAAGGAGCTCCTGGACAAGTGCGCGCGGGCCAGGATCATCATGGAGATGGAGATCGGGGTCGTCGGCGGCGAGGAGGACGGCGTCGTCGGCGAGATCAACGAGAAGCTCTACACCACGAGCGAGGACGCGCTGGCCACCGCCGAGGCGGTCGGCGTCGGCGACAACGGCCGCTACATGCTGGCCGCGACCTTCGGCAACGTGCACGGCGTCTACAAGCCGGGCCACGTCAAGCTGCGGCCGGGCGTGCTGAAGGAGATCCAGGAGGCGGTCGGCGCCAAGTACGGCAAGGACAAGCCCTTCGACCTGGTCTTCCACGGCGGCTCCGGCTCGACCCTGGAGGAGATCCAGGAGGCCATCTCCTACGGCGTGGTCAAGATGAACATCGACACCGACACGCAATACGCCTTCACCCGCCCGATCGCCGACCACATGTTCCGCAACTACGACGGCGTGCTCAAGGTGGACGGCGAGGTCGGCAACAAGAAGACCTACGACCCGCGCTCGTACGGCAAGGCCGCCGAGACCGGCATGGCCGCCCGCGTCGTCGAGGCGTGCCGGCACCTGAAGAGCGCTGGGACGAAGATCTCGTAG
- a CDS encoding DedA family protein, with amino-acid sequence MDWLLNLLDPTWWLTILGTFATIGVLAIIFAETGLLLGFFLPGDSLLVAAGIFSSASVAAGMGIEPLSFPLLVVGTPLCAIAGAQLGHFLGARFGRRMFEKPDSKLFKKEHVLRAEEFFEKFGPAKAVVLARFVPIVRTFMNPVAGVLEMHPRRFFVWNVIGGVVWVESLLLLGHYLGGQVDPKQIDKYILPGVFLIVLISLIPIFVEVIKKRREAKRLPSPNGKHHRVGDPF; translated from the coding sequence GTGGACTGGCTCTTGAATCTCCTCGACCCGACGTGGTGGCTCACCATTCTCGGCACTTTCGCCACGATCGGTGTGCTGGCCATCATCTTCGCAGAGACGGGTCTTCTGCTCGGATTCTTCCTGCCCGGCGACTCGTTGTTGGTGGCCGCGGGGATTTTCAGCTCCGCATCCGTGGCGGCGGGCATGGGCATCGAGCCGCTCTCGTTCCCGCTCCTGGTGGTCGGCACCCCGCTGTGCGCCATCGCCGGCGCCCAGCTCGGGCATTTCCTGGGTGCGCGTTTCGGGCGGAGGATGTTCGAGAAACCCGATTCGAAGTTGTTCAAGAAGGAGCACGTGCTCCGGGCCGAGGAGTTCTTCGAGAAGTTCGGCCCCGCCAAGGCGGTCGTCCTGGCGAGGTTCGTGCCGATCGTGCGCACGTTCATGAACCCCGTCGCGGGCGTCCTGGAGATGCACCCCCGGCGCTTCTTCGTGTGGAACGTCATCGGCGGCGTCGTCTGGGTCGAGAGCCTGCTCCTGCTCGGCCACTACCTCGGCGGCCAGGTCGATCCGAAGCAGATCGACAAGTACATCCTGCCGGGCGTGTTCCTCATCGTCCTGATCTCGCTCATCCCGATCTTCGTCGAGGTGATCAAGAAGCGCCGCGAGGCCAAGCGGCTGCCTTCCCCCAACGGCAAGCACCACCGCGTCGGCGACCCTTTCTAG
- the pyrE gene encoding orotate phosphoribosyltransferase — protein MTDRDNLLAEIKKKAVVHGKVTLSSGMEADWYLDLRRITLDGVAAPLVGRVMLDLTDDLGYDAVGGLTLGADPVAAAMLHAAAARGRALDSFVVRKATKQHGLQRRIEGPDVAGRRVLAVEDTSTTGGSVLTAVEALREAGAEVVAVATIVDRGARERVAGEGLDYRTAYTLEDLGL, from the coding sequence ATGACAGACCGCGACAATCTGCTGGCCGAGATCAAGAAGAAGGCCGTCGTGCACGGCAAGGTCACGCTCTCCTCGGGCATGGAGGCCGACTGGTATCTCGACCTGCGGCGGATCACGCTCGACGGCGTGGCCGCGCCCCTCGTCGGCAGGGTGATGCTCGACCTGACCGACGACCTCGGCTACGACGCCGTGGGCGGCCTCACCCTCGGGGCCGATCCGGTGGCGGCCGCCATGCTGCACGCGGCGGCGGCGCGCGGGCGCGCGCTCGACTCGTTCGTGGTGCGCAAGGCCACCAAGCAGCACGGCCTCCAGCGGCGCATCGAGGGGCCCGACGTGGCCGGGCGGCGGGTGCTGGCCGTGGAGGACACCTCGACCACCGGCGGGTCGGTGCTGACCGCCGTGGAGGCGCTGCGCGAGGCCGGGGCCGAGGTGGTGGCCGTGGCCACGATCGTCGACCGGGGGGCGCGCGAGCGGGTGGCCGGTGAAGGGCTGGACTACCGCACCGCGTACACGCTGGAGGACCTGGGGCTCTGA